One region of Spiroplasma endosymbiont of Asaphidion curtum genomic DNA includes:
- a CDS encoding IS30 family transposase: MGYKHLGIYERIYIENQLKFKVKISEIAKNLNRSISTIIREVNRNKDSNHYFSLIAQNKAENRKQSHVYFHKFKNRELVKYVQQKLLLGWSPEQIYGRIKNFHKEWIISFKTIYNWIYSGLLEKVTNKNLRRKGKKRKSQENRGKFNGKSIKERNINVNNRITVGHWEGDTVVSSRGKSKSCLITLVERTSRFTLAMLVENRTTKVVNENISHYLSILPNNLVKTITFDRGKEFSNWQQLEKNLNVKIYFANAYSPWQRGTNENTNGLIREKFPKKFNFSNTTKNAVHKFILSLNQRPRKILNYLSPIEYLVRKII; this comes from the coding sequence ATGGGTTACAAACATCTTGGCATATATGAAAGAATTTATATTGAGAATCAATTGAAGTTTAAAGTAAAAATTAGTGAAATAGCTAAAAATCTTAATCGAAGTATTAGTACTATTATTCGAGAAGTCAATAGAAATAAAGATAGTAATCATTATTTTTCATTAATTGCACAAAATAAAGCAGAAAACAGAAAACAATCACATGTTTATTTTCATAAGTTTAAAAATAGAGAATTAGTAAAATATGTACAACAAAAATTACTATTAGGTTGATCGCCTGAACAAATTTATGGCAGAATTAAAAATTTTCATAAAGAATGAATTATTAGTTTTAAAACAATTTACAATTGAATTTATTCTGGATTACTTGAAAAAGTTACTAATAAAAATTTAAGAAGAAAAGGTAAGAAACGAAAATCTCAAGAAAATCGCGGTAAATTTAATGGTAAATCAATTAAAGAACGAAATATTAATGTTAATAATCGTATAACTGTTGGTCATTGAGAAGGTGATACTGTAGTATCATCACGAGGTAAAAGTAAATCATGTTTAATAACTTTAGTTGAAAGAACATCAAGATTTACTTTAGCAATGTTAGTTGAAAATAGAACTACTAAAGTTGTTAACGAAAACATTAGCCATTATTTATCAATTCTTCCAAATAATCTTGTTAAGACTATAACATTTGATAGGGGTAAAGAATTTTCTAATTGACAACAACTTGAAAAAAATTTAAATGTGAAAATTTATTTTGCTAATGCGTATTCGCCTTGACAAAGAGGTACTAATGAAAATACTAATGGTTTAATTAGAGAAAAATTTCCTAAAAAATTTAATTTTTCAAATACTACTAAAAATGCAGTTCATAAATTTATATTGTCTTTAAACCAAAGACCAAGAAAAATACTAAATTATCTTTCACCAATCGAATATTTGGTTAGAAAAATAATTTAG
- the rpmG gene encoding 50S ribosomal protein L33, whose protein sequence is MREDITLRCEICKEENYIDKKNKRLHPERVEFNKYCSRCNAKTMHKEKK, encoded by the coding sequence ATGCGCGAAGATATCACATTACGTTGTGAAATTTGTAAAGAAGAAAATTATATTGATAAGAAAAATAAAAGGTTGCATCCCGAACGAGTAGAATTTAATAAATATTGTTCGCGTTGTAACGCAAAAACAATGCATAAAGAAAAGAAATAA
- a CDS encoding L-lactate dehydrogenase, producing the protein MLNNRRKIVLVGCGAVGSSFLYSCINTGLASEYVLIDAFQDVAHGNRLDFEDTLAWQERSFHKVTNGSYLDCKDADIIVVTAGRPQKPDETRLDLVVDNAKIISNIMKEIKNSGFGGIVIIASNPVDVLTFVAQKVSGFATNRIFGSGTILDSSRLMFALGEHFKISPTSVTAYIAGEHGDSSVALYSKAIVGAENLMTLKKKQLINDETLKSIHKLVIQKAYEIIKLKKATHYGIGVCLARIVKAVLNDEQVILPVGAYLNGEYHQKNIYTGIPAVIGSNGIERVVQLDISEQEQDQFNSSCDALRKVITVAIEAIN; encoded by the coding sequence ATATTGAATAATAGAAGGAAAATAGTTTTAGTTGGTTGTGGAGCAGTAGGGTCATCATTCTTGTATTCTTGCATTAATACCGGTTTAGCATCAGAATATGTTTTAATTGATGCTTTTCAAGATGTTGCTCACGGTAATAGATTAGACTTTGAGGATACTTTAGCATGACAAGAAAGATCCTTTCATAAAGTAACAAACGGTTCGTATCTTGATTGTAAAGATGCTGATATTATTGTTGTTACCGCAGGTCGTCCGCAAAAACCTGATGAAACAAGACTAGATTTAGTAGTCGATAATGCTAAAATAATTAGTAATATTATGAAAGAAATTAAAAATTCTGGATTTGGCGGTATTGTAATTATTGCTTCTAATCCTGTTGATGTATTAACATTCGTTGCCCAAAAAGTTAGTGGTTTTGCTACAAATCGTATTTTTGGATCAGGAACAATTCTTGATTCTTCACGATTAATGTTTGCTTTAGGAGAACATTTTAAAATTTCACCAACATCGGTGACAGCATATATTGCTGGTGAACATGGTGATTCATCCGTTGCATTATATTCCAAAGCAATTGTTGGTGCTGAAAATTTAATGACTTTAAAGAAAAAACAGTTGATTAATGATGAAACATTAAAATCAATTCATAAATTAGTTATTCAAAAAGCTTATGAAATAATTAAATTAAAAAAAGCTACTCATTATGGAATTGGTGTTTGTTTAGCAAGAATTGTTAAAGCAGTTTTAAATGATGAACAAGTGATTTTACCTGTTGGTGCTTATTTAAACGGTGAATATCACCAAAAAAATATTTATACAGGTATTCCTGCAGTCATAGGAAGTAATGGGATTGAAAGAGTAGTACAATTGGATATTAGTGAACAAGAACAAGACCAATTTAATAGTTCTTGTGATGCTTTAAGAAAAGTTATTACTGTCGCTATTGAAGCTATTAATTAG
- a CDS encoding chromate transporter, giving the protein MHLTLQFGDILNRVSDILLISSPELETIFGLTNATPGPFATKITGFLATIITKPNHNIGVTIIVVLVAYILMTMPAAFIMIWANNKSWKNIKNKLFHNIYKIMKPVTIAILIWVVIGLISNIFLDSNFSWIYEKSAKTIQVMLYLVISFIISFVCLYRFKVNLFLLISFLVVLVFYIFILLSKIS; this is encoded by the coding sequence TTGCACTTAACTTTACAATTTGGCGATATTTTAAATCGTGTTAGTGATATATTACTTATTAGTTCTCCTGAATTGGAAACTATTTTTGGTTTAACAAATGCAACACCTGGACCTTTTGCAACAAAAATTACAGGATTTTTAGCAACAATAATAACTAAACCTAATCATAATATTGGTGTTACTATTATTGTAGTTTTAGTAGCATATATCTTGATGACTATGCCAGCAGCATTCATTATGATTTGAGCTAATAATAAATCTTGAAAAAATATAAAAAATAAACTATTTCATAATATTTATAAAATAATGAAACCAGTAACGATTGCAATTTTAATTTGAGTAGTTATTGGTCTAATTAGTAATATTTTTTTAGATAGTAATTTTTCATGGATTTATGAAAAGAGTGCTAAAACTATTCAAGTAATGCTTTATTTAGTAATCAGTTTTATTATTAGTTTTGTTTGTTTGTATCGTTTTAAAGTTAATTTATTTTTATTAATATCTTTTTTGGTGGTTTTGGTTTTTTATATTTTTATTTTATTGTCCAAAATTAGTTAA
- the rpoC gene encoding DNA-directed RNA polymerase subunit beta', with protein sequence MFNDHKNFKEIKISLASPEDIRSWSYGEVTKPETINYKSLKPEKDGLFDQRIFGPIKNYECECGKYKKENNRGKICERCGVQLTESIVRRKRMGHIELEDPVSHIWMLKASPSQIALALNMRTKDLEEVIYFVSYIVLDAGDAKNLRDKMVLDLGNAKTSQETRERLIKTLENIKKDLTVESIAFERAQGMIEDLKNTNIPFSMEECAQFINKYTNAKFGIGAEAIEHLLKNLDLKEEIKKIKRKIQGKKSQTDKLKLMRSLKTLNDFLCSGNKPEWMILHAIPVLPPDIRPIIQLDGGRFTASELNDLYRKIIIRNERLKRVKQMGAPSIIINNEKRMLQEAVDALIDNDRKARPVTGRDKRPLKSLTAILKGKQGRFRQNLLGKRVDYSGRSVIAVGPELKMYQCGLPRDMAIVLFKPFIIAELLREAKESNSNLTYKMAEKMIDQRDERVWDYLEVVIKERPILLNRAPTLHRLGIQAFEPKLVKGKAIRLHPLVTPAFNADFDGDQMAVHVPITAEAVAEARYLMLGSKNILGPKDGKPIVTPTQDMVLGNYYLTFESKGKIGEGNIYRNFDDAVLAYDNKQLHLHAIIAIPVDAMGGKINVNDSKNKVLITTVGKLIFNKIFPVDFPYFNEPTAENLDYLDDRHIILITEDIRKFVASREAISPFKKSSLSNIITKFFKKYGTQKTAEMLDNMKNLGFKFSTISGITISSQDMQAYDDKKENFIEADKYIAQVQEFYRLGMITEREKHKLIIEKWSDVKDLIQKKLEIVLKQDINNPITIMTDSGARSNLSNFTQLVGMRGLMNNPKGEVIELPILSSFIQGLTVLEFYISTHGARKGMVDMALKTADSGYFTRRLVDVAQEIIIVMEDCQSEKGFLIKDIVDTKNYIVIVPLQDRAFGRFTKSAVINKNGKEIVPANTLITEDINNEIEKNNITEFEIRSVLTCDASKGVCKKCYGLNLATGAIVDIGETVGIIAAQSIGEPGTQLTMRTFHTGGVAGGLDITQGLPRIKELLDNTIPKGAVAIISEIDGTVQEISEENGINIITVVSEHNERKYKTPYNSNIRVKVGSLVKAGQKLTEGAINVKHLLEIAGIKEVQEYILKEVQKVYRLQGIQISDKYIEIIIKQMLNKIQIIDNGDSDLLVGETVTIKEFKDIVGKLLSEERRPPFGFPIMFGIKKAPLECNSFLSAASFQDTTRVLTKAIIKGKVDTLEGLKENVILGNLIPAGTGLLDSEDIIARGKIAYDEEY encoded by the coding sequence ATGTTTAATGATCACAAAAACTTTAAAGAAATTAAAATTAGTTTAGCTTCTCCAGAAGATATTCGTTCTTGATCGTATGGTGAAGTAACAAAACCAGAAACTATTAATTATAAATCGTTAAAACCAGAAAAGGATGGTCTTTTTGATCAACGAATTTTTGGACCAATTAAAAACTATGAATGTGAATGTGGAAAATATAAAAAAGAAAATAATCGTGGTAAAATTTGTGAACGCTGTGGAGTTCAATTAACAGAGTCAATTGTTAGAAGAAAAAGAATGGGACATATTGAATTAGAAGATCCGGTATCACATATTTGAATGTTAAAAGCATCACCTTCACAAATTGCTTTGGCATTAAATATGCGTACTAAAGATTTAGAGGAAGTGATTTATTTTGTTTCTTATATTGTTTTAGATGCTGGTGATGCTAAAAATTTAAGAGATAAAATGGTTTTAGATTTAGGTAATGCTAAAACTTCACAAGAAACTCGTGAACGATTAATTAAAACTTTAGAAAATATTAAAAAAGATTTAACTGTGGAATCAATTGCTTTTGAAAGAGCACAAGGAATGATTGAAGATTTAAAAAATACTAATATTCCTTTTTCAATGGAAGAATGTGCTCAATTTATTAATAAATATACTAATGCTAAATTTGGTATTGGTGCTGAGGCAATTGAACATTTACTTAAAAATTTAGATTTGAAAGAAGAAATTAAGAAAATTAAAAGAAAAATTCAAGGTAAAAAATCGCAAACGGATAAATTAAAATTAATGCGTTCTTTAAAAACCTTAAATGATTTTTTGTGTTCAGGAAATAAACCTGAGTGAATGATTTTACATGCTATTCCGGTGTTACCACCAGATATTAGACCAATTATTCAATTAGATGGAGGTAGATTTACAGCATCAGAATTAAATGATTTATATCGTAAGATTATTATAAGAAATGAACGATTAAAACGTGTTAAACAAATGGGAGCCCCTTCAATTATTATTAATAATGAAAAAAGGATGTTGCAAGAAGCAGTTGATGCTTTAATTGATAATGATCGTAAAGCGCGCCCTGTAACCGGAAGAGATAAGCGACCTTTAAAATCATTAACAGCAATTTTAAAAGGGAAACAAGGTCGTTTTCGTCAAAACTTATTAGGAAAACGAGTTGATTATTCTGGAAGAAGTGTTATTGCTGTGGGTCCAGAATTAAAAATGTATCAGTGTGGTTTGCCACGCGATATGGCAATTGTTCTTTTTAAACCATTTATTATTGCTGAATTATTAAGAGAAGCTAAAGAAAGTAATAGTAATTTAACTTATAAGATGGCAGAAAAGATGATTGATCAACGCGATGAACGAGTATGAGATTATTTAGAAGTAGTTATTAAAGAACGGCCAATATTATTAAATCGGGCACCAACACTTCATCGTTTAGGAATTCAAGCTTTTGAACCAAAGTTAGTAAAAGGGAAAGCAATTCGTTTGCATCCATTAGTAACACCAGCATTTAATGCTGATTTTGATGGTGACCAAATGGCAGTTCATGTGCCGATAACAGCAGAAGCTGTTGCTGAAGCACGATATTTAATGTTAGGTTCAAAAAATATTTTAGGGCCGAAAGATGGAAAACCAATTGTAACGCCAACACAGGATATGGTTTTAGGAAATTACTATTTAACTTTTGAAAGTAAAGGTAAAATTGGTGAAGGAAATATTTATCGGAATTTTGATGATGCTGTTTTAGCTTATGATAATAAACAATTACATTTACATGCGATAATTGCTATTCCTGTTGATGCCATGGGTGGTAAGATTAATGTTAATGATAGTAAAAATAAGGTATTAATAACAACGGTTGGAAAATTAATTTTTAATAAAATTTTTCCTGTTGATTTTCCTTATTTTAATGAACCAACAGCAGAAAATCTTGATTATTTAGATGACCGTCATATTATTTTAATTACTGAGGATATCCGAAAATTTGTTGCATCACGAGAAGCAATTTCTCCATTTAAGAAAAGTAGTTTATCAAATATTATTACTAAGTTTTTTAAGAAATATGGAACGCAAAAAACTGCTGAAATGTTAGATAATATGAAAAATTTAGGATTTAAATTTTCAACAATTTCTGGTATTACGATTTCGTCACAAGATATGCAAGCATATGATGATAAAAAAGAAAACTTTATTGAAGCTGATAAATATATTGCTCAAGTTCAAGAATTTTATCGTTTAGGAATGATAACTGAACGCGAAAAACATAAATTAATTATTGAAAAATGATCGGATGTTAAAGATTTAATTCAAAAGAAATTAGAAATAGTGTTAAAGCAAGATATTAATAATCCGATTACGATTATGACTGATTCGGGTGCTCGAAGTAATCTTTCTAACTTTACACAGTTAGTAGGGATGCGAGGATTAATGAATAATCCTAAGGGAGAAGTTATTGAATTACCGATTCTTTCTTCTTTTATACAAGGATTAACGGTTCTTGAGTTCTATATTTCTACGCATGGGGCGAGAAAAGGAATGGTTGATATGGCTTTAAAAACAGCTGATTCTGGTTATTTTACAAGAAGATTAGTAGATGTTGCCCAAGAAATTATTATTGTGATGGAAGATTGTCAATCAGAAAAAGGATTCTTAATTAAAGATATTGTTGATACTAAAAATTATATTGTTATTGTGCCCTTACAAGATCGTGCTTTTGGACGATTTACAAAGTCAGCCGTAATTAATAAAAATGGTAAGGAAATTGTTCCTGCTAATACTTTAATTACTGAAGATATTAATAATGAAATTGAAAAAAATAATATTACGGAATTTGAAATTCGTTCCGTTTTAACTTGTGATGCTTCTAAAGGGGTATGTAAAAAATGTTATGGACTTAATTTAGCAACTGGTGCAATTGTTGATATTGGTGAAACTGTTGGGATTATCGCAGCCCAATCAATTGGTGAACCAGGGACACAATTAACAATGCGTACTTTCCATACGGGTGGTGTTGCTGGTGGTTTAGATATTACTCAAGGGTTACCAAGAATTAAAGAGTTATTAGATAATACGATTCCTAAGGGAGCAGTTGCAATTATTTCTGAAATTGATGGTACCGTTCAAGAAATAAGTGAAGAAAATGGTATTAATATTATTACTGTTGTCTCTGAACATAATGAAAGAAAATATAAAACTCCTTATAACTCTAATATTCGTGTTAAAGTTGGTTCGCTAGTTAAAGCTGGTCAAAAATTAACTGAAGGAGCAATTAATGTTAAACATTTATTAGAAATTGCTGGGATTAAAGAAGTTCAAGAATATATTTTAAAAGAAGTTCAAAAAGTGTATCGTTTGCAAGGAATTCAAATTTCTGATAAATATATTGAAATTATTATTAAACAAATGTTAAATAAAATTCAAATTATTGATAATGGTGATAGTGACTTATTAGTTGGGGAAACAGTTACGATTAAAGAATTTAAAGATATTGTTGGTAAGTTATTATCAGAGGAACGTCGCCCGCCTTTTGGATTCCCAATTATGTTTGGTATTAAAAAAGCACCATTGGAATGTAATTCTTTCTTATCGGCAGCATCATTTCAAGATACTACACGAGTATTAACGAAAGCAATTATTAAAGGTAAAGTTGATACTTTAGAAGGATTAAAAGAAAATGTTATTTTAGGTAATTTAATTCCTGCGGGAACAGGATTATTAGATTCTGAAGATATTATTGCTAGAGGAAAAATTGCTTATGATGAAGAATATTAA
- a CDS encoding M24 family metallopeptidase codes for MIKTKDEIKKLKQAAKIGDKTFKAIIKKVKPNMTEKRLERIIIDNFLKFGGEKPSFDCIVASGVPSSLPHGRATNKVINNNEIVTCDFGVIYQGLCSDMTRTFVIGNKLDKKLEDIYKIVLEAQDLGIKAIAPGISSGTIDKICREYITKKGYGKYFTHSTGHGLGIEVHEYPYITNNSDITLEVGMVITVEPGIYIPQLGG; via the coding sequence ATGATTAAAACTAAAGATGAAATTAAAAAATTAAAACAAGCTGCTAAGATTGGCGATAAAACATTTAAAGCAATTATTAAAAAAGTAAAACCTAATATGACTGAAAAGCGATTAGAAAGAATTATTATTGATAATTTCCTTAAATTTGGTGGTGAAAAGCCGAGTTTTGATTGCATTGTAGCATCAGGCGTTCCTTCGTCGTTACCCCATGGTAGAGCTACTAATAAAGTAATTAATAATAATGAAATTGTTACTTGTGATTTTGGTGTTATTTATCAAGGATTGTGTTCTGATATGACAAGAACTTTTGTTATTGGTAATAAACTAGATAAAAAATTGGAAGATATTTATAAGATTGTTTTAGAAGCTCAAGATTTAGGAATTAAGGCGATTGCTCCTGGAATATCATCAGGTACGATTGACAAAATATGTCGTGAATATATTACTAAAAAAGGTTATGGCAAATATTTTACTCATAGTACTGGTCATGGTTTAGGAATTGAAGTTCATGAATATCCATATATAACCAATAATTCGGATATTACTTTAGAAGTAGGAATGGTAATTACTGTTGAACCAGGAATTTATATTCCTCAATTAGGTGGTTAG
- a CDS encoding aminopeptidase P family N-terminal domain-containing protein, which translates to MQNKIVKKLLKEQKVDALLITSDYNRLWYTTFSSTAGYLLVTKEKSFLILDGRYYWRWKSASKKYWWHYFNGKYLWTIKWIN; encoded by the coding sequence ATGCAAAATAAAATTGTTAAAAAACTATTAAAAGAACAAAAGGTTGATGCTTTATTAATTACATCTGATTATAATCGTTTGTGATATACAACATTTTCTTCAACAGCAGGATATTTATTAGTTACTAAAGAAAAGTCGTTTTTAATTTTAGATGGACGATATTATTGAAGATGGAAAAGTGCAAGCAAAAAATATTGATGACATTATTTTAATGGAAAATATTTATGAACAATTAAATGAATTAATTAA
- a CDS encoding DAK2 domain-containing protein encodes MKIDAKLFKIMLISAANNLYNYHLEIDKLNVFPVPDGDTGTNMNLTMENAIKEIKKYETSSITEIANVFSRGLIMGARGNSGVILSQIFRGFSKGLVHEEFISTSDLLKAWTYAKQVAYKAVMKPVEGTILTVIRLATDNIKLETKETILPLKFMSKFLENANNALAQTPDLLPILKEVGVVDSGGFGLVKIIEGMVYSLEKGKEIKKKKNLVVSDNKEVVIKLDDENFGYCTETIVILSEMKQKNFPLEKVRFSLEEQGCKSIVVVQDQDIFKVHVHSLMPGQILVYLQQFGDFQKVKIENMGLQAKKHSTEIKEIRSLNNPWAIITVAAGKGLAEYFMNDLQASYVVSGGQTMNPSTDDFLKAIELVDAKDVYILPNNSNIISTAQQAAKLEKKSNVYVIPTTSIPEGMLSILSFNKEEKSAKKNFNNMKNAIKNIVSARITNAIRTTTIDGVAVKEGNYLGILDKKIYNQEADLVLVAKKLLSKMISKSSSQLVTIFIGEDAKRQDLRLIEKYIAENFDVEYEKIEGEQPVYPFIFGVE; translated from the coding sequence ATGAAAATTGATGCAAAATTATTTAAAATCATGCTTATTAGTGCTGCTAATAACTTATATAATTATCATTTAGAAATTGATAAATTAAATGTTTTTCCTGTTCCTGATGGTGATACTGGAACAAATATGAATTTAACAATGGAAAATGCTATTAAAGAAATTAAAAAATATGAAACTTCTAGTATTACCGAAATAGCAAATGTGTTTAGTCGCGGTTTGATTATGGGGGCTAGGGGAAATTCAGGAGTTATTTTGTCACAAATTTTTCGTGGTTTTAGTAAAGGATTAGTTCATGAAGAATTTATCAGTACTAGCGATTTACTAAAAGCATGAACTTATGCTAAACAAGTAGCTTATAAAGCAGTTATGAAGCCTGTTGAAGGAACAATTTTAACTGTTATTAGACTTGCTACTGATAATATTAAACTTGAAACTAAGGAAACAATATTACCATTAAAATTTATGAGTAAGTTTTTAGAAAATGCTAACAATGCATTAGCACAAACCCCAGACTTATTACCAATTTTAAAAGAAGTTGGTGTTGTTGATTCTGGCGGTTTTGGATTAGTTAAAATTATTGAAGGAATGGTTTATTCATTAGAAAAAGGTAAAGAAATTAAAAAGAAAAAGAATTTAGTAGTTAGTGATAATAAAGAAGTTGTTATTAAATTAGATGATGAAAATTTTGGTTATTGTACAGAAACGATTGTTATTTTAAGTGAAATGAAACAGAAAAATTTTCCTTTAGAAAAAGTTCGCTTTTCTTTAGAAGAACAAGGTTGTAAATCAATAGTTGTAGTTCAAGATCAAGATATTTTTAAAGTTCATGTTCATTCGTTAATGCCAGGGCAAATATTAGTTTATTTACAGCAATTTGGTGATTTTCAAAAAGTAAAAATTGAAAATATGGGTTTACAAGCAAAAAAGCATAGTACAGAAATTAAAGAAATTCGTAGTTTAAATAATCCTTGAGCAATTATTACTGTTGCTGCTGGTAAAGGTTTAGCAGAATATTTTATGAATGATTTACAAGCATCGTATGTAGTTAGTGGTGGACAAACAATGAACCCATCAACTGATGATTTTTTAAAAGCGATTGAATTAGTTGATGCTAAAGATGTTTATATTTTACCAAATAATTCTAATATTATTTCAACTGCACAACAAGCAGCGAAACTAGAAAAGAAATCTAATGTTTATGTTATTCCCACAACTTCAATTCCTGAGGGGATGCTTAGTATTCTTAGTTTTAATAAAGAAGAAAAAAGTGCTAAAAAAAATTTTAATAATATGAAAAATGCTATTAAAAACATTGTGTCAGCAAGAATTACTAATGCTATTAGAACAACAACTATTGATGGTGTTGCTGTGAAAGAAGGAAATTATCTTGGTATTTTAGATAAAAAAATTTATAATCAAGAAGCAGATTTAGTTCTGGTAGCAAAAAAGTTACTAAGCAAAATGATTAGTAAATCATCATCACAATTGGTAACAATTTTTATTGGTGAAGATGCTAAACGACAAGATTTACGACTAATTGAAAAGTATATTGCTGAAAACTTTGATGTTGAATATGAAAAAATTGAAGGTGAACAACCAGTATATCCTTTCATATTTGGTGTTGAATAG
- a CDS encoding IS5 family transposase (programmed frameshift) produces MAIGIKYKTFMKMVEILKEAEAKQKQIGGRPNKLSIEQRLLMTLEYWKEYSTYRIIAKKYNISHVSCIRNIFWVENTLIKNSHFHIPGKKILLENKGTNNNLLAIDATEIPIERIKKNLKLLFSGKKRQHSLKSQIIIDLFNNKIISVDFCYGSIHDYKLFLKSNTLINPKLELIADSGYQGLQNVHKNTLLPIKKSKNNPLNSDKKEYNSFLSKVRIAIEHVFVRLKRFKILVYRYRNKIRRFGLRFNLISGIYNFELS; encoded by the exons TTGGCAATAGGCATAAAATATAAAACTTTCATGAAAATGGTAGAAATTTTAAAAGAAGCTGAAGCTAAACAAAAACAAATTGGTGGTAGACCAAATAAATTATCAATAGAGCAAAGATTACTTATGACTTTAGAATACTGAAAAGAATATAGTACATATCGTATTATTGCAAAAAAATATAATATTAGTCATGTTAGTTGTATTCGTAATATCTTTTGAGTTGAAAATACTCTAATAAAAAATAGTCACTTTCATATACCTGGCAAAAAGATATTATTGGAAAATAAGGGTACTAATAATAATTTATTAGCAATTGATGCTACAGAAATTCCAATTGAAAGAATTAAAAAAAACT TAAAATTATTATTTTCTGGTAAGAAAAGGCAACATTCATTAAAATCGCAAATAATTATTGATTTATTTAACAATAAAATTATTTCAGTAGATTTTTGTTATGGCAGTATTCATGATTATAAGTTATTTTTAAAATCAAATACACTTATAAATCCAAAATTAGAATTAATTGCTGATTCAGGATATCAAGGTTTGCAAAATGTTCATAAAAATACATTATTGCCAATTAAAAAGAGTAAAAATAATCCTTTAAATTCAGATAAAAAGGAATATAATAGCTTTTTAAGTAAAGTTAGAATTGCCATTGAACATGTTTTTGTTAGATTAAAAAGATTTAAAATACTAGTTTATCGTTATCGCAATAAGATTAGAAGATTTGGATTACGATTTAACTTAATTTCAGGAATATATAATTTTGAATTAAGCTAG
- the plsX gene encoding phosphate acyltransferase PlsX, whose translation MKIAVDVMGSDLGHKPLISGVIKFLQQYNDIDIILVGKEMIIKEYLIGSKLNEKLLSRISFKNANEEIMMTDSILDIRRKTDNSMSKAIECVANKEADAVLTAGATGPFLAANHFILKEITGVSRPAFMAIMPTKIKNKQVVLIDAGANVENDSNDLEIFAMMANIYVQKIWELSQPKVALLNIGTEEKKGKEYHQETYIKLSSNSQLNFVGNIEPNNFMNGDIDIVVTDGFTGNISLKAVEGTARNLLQVLRNQFTKNIFRKLASLCLKKAFNEVKEIFDYRNTGGAILIGVNGIVFKAHGSSDAKAFFSTLKLVRRALLEDVLSLIKNNVVKEEGK comes from the coding sequence GTGAAAATTGCAGTAGATGTTATGGGCTCAGATTTAGGACATAAACCACTAATAAGTGGTGTCATAAAATTTTTACAACAATATAATGACATTGATATTATTTTAGTTGGTAAAGAAATGATAATTAAAGAATATTTAATTGGTTCTAAATTAAATGAGAAATTATTATCGCGGATTAGTTTTAAAAATGCTAATGAAGAAATAATGATGACTGATAGTATTTTAGATATCAGAAGAAAAACCGATAATTCAATGAGTAAAGCAATTGAATGTGTTGCTAACAAAGAAGCTGACGCGGTATTAACGGCAGGGGCTACAGGTCCTTTTTTAGCAGCTAATCATTTTATTTTAAAAGAAATAACTGGTGTTAGTCGCCCAGCATTTATGGCGATTATGCCAACAAAAATAAAAAATAAACAAGTTGTGCTTATTGATGCGGGCGCTAATGTTGAAAATGATAGTAATGATTTAGAAATATTTGCCATGATGGCAAATATTTATGTTCAAAAAATTTGAGAATTATCACAACCAAAAGTAGCATTATTAAATATTGGTACAGAAGAAAAAAAAGGTAAAGAATATCATCAAGAAACTTATATAAAATTAAGTAGTAATTCACAATTAAATTTTGTTGGTAATATTGAACCTAATAATTTTATGAATGGTGATATTGATATTGTTGTAACTGATGGTTTTACTGGTAATATTTCTTTGAAAGCGGTTGAAGGAACAGCACGGAATTTATTGCAAGTTTTACGAAATCAGTTTACTAAGAATATCTTTCGTAAGTTAGCATCATTATGTTTGAAAAAAGCATTTAATGAAGTTAAAGAAATTTTTGACTATCGAAATACTGGCGGAGCAATTTTAATTGGTGTTAATGGCATTGTTTTTAAAGCTCATGGTAGTAGTGATGCTAAAGCATTTTTTAGTACTTTAAAATTAGTTCGTAGAGCGCTTTTAGAAGATGTATTATCACTAATTAAAAATAATGTTGTTAAAGAAGAAGGAAAATAA